One genomic window of Planctomycetota bacterium includes the following:
- a CDS encoding glycosyltransferase family 2 protein, which yields MVEQETMPDRAKNGRLSRQVDLGGCRALTIIPAYNEADCIQRVIEDLHGRAPWTDVLVVNDGSRDATSLRSREAGARVIDLPVNLGIGGAVQTGYRYAREEGYDVALQFDGDGQHRASRLADLVGPILAGEADLVIGSRFLVPRGMTARGMRWIGIKILANVISLVLRQRVTDPTSGFRAAGRRAIQLFAAEYPQDYPEPESLVLLHKQGLRVCEVPATMRRRREGTSSIRPLHGAHYMSKVLLAVVMDLVKAPVHLEEEVA from the coding sequence GTGGTGGAACAGGAAACGATGCCCGACAGGGCGAAAAACGGCCGCTTGAGCCGACAGGTCGACCTCGGCGGATGCCGCGCCCTGACCATCATCCCCGCCTACAACGAGGCCGATTGCATCCAGCGGGTCATCGAGGACCTCCACGGCCGGGCCCCGTGGACGGACGTGCTGGTGGTGAACGACGGGTCGCGCGACGCGACGAGCCTGCGTTCCCGCGAGGCCGGGGCCCGCGTGATAGATTTGCCCGTCAACCTGGGCATCGGCGGGGCGGTGCAGACCGGCTACCGCTACGCCCGCGAGGAGGGCTACGACGTGGCGCTCCAGTTTGACGGGGACGGCCAGCACCGGGCGAGCCGGCTGGCGGACCTGGTGGGGCCGATCCTCGCGGGCGAGGCGGACCTGGTGATCGGGTCGCGGTTCCTGGTGCCGCGCGGCATGACGGCGAGGGGGATGCGGTGGATCGGCATCAAGATCCTCGCGAACGTCATCTCGCTGGTGCTTCGGCAGCGGGTGACGGACCCGACGTCGGGGTTCCGGGCGGCCGGCCGGCGGGCGATTCAACTGTTCGCCGCCGAGTATCCCCAGGATTATCCCGAGCCGGAGTCCCTGGTGCTCCTGCACAAGCAGGGCCTCCGGGTTTGCGAAGTGCCGGCGACGATGCGTCGGCGGCGCGAGGGGACGAGTTCCATCCGCCCGCTCCACGGCGCCCATTACATGTCGAAGGTGCTCCTGGCCGTCGTCATGGACCTGGTGAAGGCGCCGG